AACCAAAGCATTTAATTCAGAATTAGTTTTTTGAAATCCTAACCGATTTGCTTTTCTAACAATTTTTCTGGTTTTTCTTGGTGCCGAACTCGAAAAATAATTTTTTACACGATTCTTTAACGACTTTGCTTTTCCAATATAAATTATATTTTCTTTAGCATCTTTGAAAAAATAAACTCCGGGTGAATCCGGCAAACTTGCTAAATCTCCCACTAATTTTTTCTTAACTAATCTAAAACTTTTTGATAATTGCTGACTTACCTGAAAATCCAAAAGATCGGAAATATTTTCATAATTGTATTCATCTTTTAATTTTTCTAAAAGTTTAAGAAATAGTTTTGCCGTAGCAGTTGCATCACCCAAAGCTCTATGTGCATCTTTGTGTTTGATATTGAAATGCTGAATCATACTTCCAAGAGATTTGCTTTTTAATTCCGGAAAAATTTTTCTGGAAATTTTTAATGTGCAAATTTGATCTAATTTTGGCAGCTGAATATCAGCAAATTCAAACTCGGATTTTAAAAACGCAAAATCAAAAGGTAGATTGTGTCCGACCAATATTGTCCCATCAATAAAATCTTTTACATTTTGGGAAATTGTTTCAAAAGACGGTGCGTCAAACAAATCATCATTTGAAATTCCGGTTAACGAAGAAATAAACGGCGGAATATTTTGTCCCGGATTAATTAATGAATGAAAACTATCAGTTAATTTTCCATTTTCAATTCGTACAATTCCAATTTCAATTGCGCGACTTCTTGGCGGTGAAGTTCCGGTAGTTTCAAAATCTATTACAGAAAATGTTGCTTCGGAAAAATTTTTTTCTTTTTGATTCATCAAACAATAATAATATTTTTCTCAGCAAATCTATAAATAAACTTTGATGAATTAAATTTTCGCAAAAAAAATTGAGTTAAAAATGTATACAATTTATGATTTTATTGGAAACGTTGGAGTTTTTTTAATAATCACCGCATTTTTACTTTTGCAGTTAAACAAAATTAAAAGTGAAAATATTTATTATTCTTTAATGAATCTTTTTGGCGCTACATTTGTAATAATTTCTCTAATTAATAATTTCAACTTTTCCGCATTTATTATTGAAGCATTTTGGATAATTATTAGTTTAATTGGAATTGTTAATTTTTATCGAAATAGAAATAAATAATTTTCCATAACAATGATTTCATCTTTACGAAAACTTAATTTGTTATTATTCAAAGATTTAAAAATTTCTTTTAAAGTTTATTGTTAAAAAAATCCTAAAAAATATTTAATTACAATAAAGAAAATTTCAAAATTTACTCTTCTTTTGTTATAATTATATTCAAAATTATAAATATATTTTCGGAGAAGTTATGGCTGATAATATTCCTTTGGAATTTGAAAATATTGGAGAATATAATAAAGCTGTTTTACAGCAATTAATAGATAATAACGCATTGTTACGAGTTTTGTTAGATTATGAAGTTGAAAAACAAGTTTACCGTCAAGCTACGGAGGACGGAATTGAGGAAATGAGTTTTGGTGAAATTGAAATTAGAAAAAGAGAAATTTCGCAATCTCTAAATGATAAAATTAGAGAATATAAATTACACGCTTTGGCAGAAATTAATTTAAGAAAATAAATTCTTATAAAACTTTTAAAACAAATGGATTTAAATATTTTATTTATTGGCGATGTTGTTGGAAAACCCGGAATGGATATTACAACATTGTGGCTTCCGAGTTTGATAAAAAAATACAGAGCTGATTTGGTAATTGTAAATGCTGAAAACGCTGCTGACGGGAAGGGCTGCACAGAAACGGAAGGAAAAATTTTATTTAATCTTGGTGCACAAGTTTTGACCGGCGGAAATCATACTTGGGATAAACATCAATCGCAAGAATATTTAAAAGTTGAAAAACGCGCACTTCGTCCTTTAAATTATCCAAAAGGAACTTACGGAAACGGATATATAATTATTGAAACTAAAAAAGGCAAAGCAGCAGTTGTAAATCTGCAAGGCAGAACTTTTATGTCAACAATTGATTGTCCATTTAGATCAGCAGAATGGATTTTATCAAAATTAGCACAAGAAACAAAAGTTATATTTATTGATTTTCATGCTGAAGCAACTGCAGAAAAATTAGCTTTGGCAAATTATATTGATGGAAAAGCAAGTGTTTTTATTGGAACTCACACACATATTCAAACTGCTGATGAAAGAATTTTTCCTAAAGGTTTGGGATATATTACAGATTCCGGAATGACGGGACCTTACGATTCCGTAATTGGAATGAAAACTGAAGCCGCAATTAATAGATTTATTTTGCAAACACCTCAAAAATATCAAACTGCAACAGAGAACAATCATCTTTGTGGAGTTTTTACAAAAGTTGATATTGAAACCGGCAAAACTGTAGAAATTGAAAGAATTTTAATTCCAGAATTTGAAACAAAATCCGCAAAGGAATGAAAAATTTTCCACTTCCTCGAATTGATAAAGATCCAATTTTAAAAAATTATCTCCAAAAATATTGCCGAATTCAAAACGGTGAAATTTGGATAGATCCATTAAATAAACATAAAGTTGGATGTTTCGATTCTTCAGATGAAAACTCAATTATTAATTTTGTGGAAAATAATAAATTCCAATTGGCAATTCATGATCCGCCATATAATATGATTGCGTTCGAAACTTTTGATTCTGCAACTTTTGTAAATTGGTGTAAAAAATGGATAGATATTTCAAACAAAATTCTTGAAGAAAATTCCTCACTTTATATTTGGTTTGGCGCAGATCAGAAAAATCATTTTGAACCTTTTGCAGAATTTATTTTGATGATGAAAAATTCTGATTTTAATTCACGGAGTTTTATTACAATGCGAAATCAGCGCGGTTATGGAACTCAAAAAAATTGGATGTCAATTAGACAAGAACTTTTATACTATGTAAAAGGAAATCCAATTTTCAATATTGATAAAGTGTATACGGATATTCCCAAGGCGGTAAAAGGTTATTACAAAGAAGTGAATGGAAATATTACGGAAAATTTGGAGCGAAGTAAATCTGATAAAATTCGTGCCGGAAATGTGTGGATTGATATTCAGCAAGTTTTTTACCTTCGAGAAGAAAATGTAAACGGATGTTTTGTGCAAAAACCTTTAAAAGCTTATGAAAGAATTATAGAAGTTTCCAGTTGTGAAAATGATAATATAATCGATTTTTTTTCACATTCCGGAACAACAACTTTAGCGGCAGAAAAATTAAAAAGAAAATCATTTTCTGTTGATATAGACCCAATTTATTGTGAAATTACAATTCGAAGATTGGAAAGATTTAGAAAGACTGGTAAATTAGGATGGCAAAATTCCAATCCTTTTGAAAATGAAATTTTAGAAAATATTGAGTTAAGAAATTATTTATCAGAAAATTATAATTTAGAGTTTAAAGAATAAATTGGTTTAAAATGCAGATTATTGATGGGAAAAAAATATCAGCAGAAATTAAAGAGGAAATAAAATCCAAAATTAATTTGTTGAAAGAAAATGGGGAAAAAGTTCCGGGTTTGGTTACAATTTTAGTTGGCGAAAATCCCGCATCTAAAGTTTATGTAAATAGTAAAATTAAATCATGTGCAGAAATTGGAATGCATTCCAAACTTGAAAAATTAGATGAAAATATTAGTGAAGACGAACTTCTGAAAATTATTGAAAATTACAATAATGATGATTATTTTCATGGAATTCTTGTTCAGCTTCCTTTGCCAAAACATATTGATGAAGATAAAATTATAGAAGCGATAAATCCACAAAAAGATGTTGATGGATTTCATCCAAT
The nucleotide sequence above comes from Ignavibacteriota bacterium. Encoded proteins:
- a CDS encoding GIY-YIG nuclease family protein, with amino-acid sequence MNQKEKNFSEATFSVIDFETTGTSPPRSRAIEIGIVRIENGKLTDSFHSLINPGQNIPPFISSLTGISNDDLFDAPSFETISQNVKDFIDGTILVGHNLPFDFAFLKSEFEFADIQLPKLDQICTLKISRKIFPELKSKSLGSMIQHFNIKHKDAHRALGDATATAKLFLKLLEKLKDEYNYENISDLLDFQVSQQLSKSFRLVKKKLVGDLASLPDSPGVYFFKDAKENIIYIGKAKSLKNRVKNYFSSSAPRKTRKIVRKANRLGFQKTNSELNALVLEAELIKLHKPQFNTLLKKFSQNYFIRINLNHEFPDLKVDTDFDFDGNDYFGPYSNRVTANSLREIVDKTFTLRECTDKELNKNKKCYLLDIKRCSAPCIAEVNSEDYKIELENVYEFLSGKNQNAVNRLLNKMKEFSEKQKYEEAAEMRDTVNLILNQLTRTSILAEPINKVNALVEIKDSEFNDYILFLEGRVYIKDYFLKDQDFFDAALDDYFENTFQLLTGMEEKDLEKIKISLSWLVKNRNKIKVHYLKDYISKEDLYRNVKFQNYR
- a CDS encoding TIGR00282 family metallophosphoesterase, translating into MDLNILFIGDVVGKPGMDITTLWLPSLIKKYRADLVIVNAENAADGKGCTETEGKILFNLGAQVLTGGNHTWDKHQSQEYLKVEKRALRPLNYPKGTYGNGYIIIETKKGKAAVVNLQGRTFMSTIDCPFRSAEWILSKLAQETKVIFIDFHAEATAEKLALANYIDGKASVFIGTHTHIQTADERIFPKGLGYITDSGMTGPYDSVIGMKTEAAINRFILQTPQKYQTATENNHLCGVFTKVDIETGKTVEIERILIPEFETKSAKE
- a CDS encoding site-specific DNA-methyltransferase, which translates into the protein MKNFPLPRIDKDPILKNYLQKYCRIQNGEIWIDPLNKHKVGCFDSSDENSIINFVENNKFQLAIHDPPYNMIAFETFDSATFVNWCKKWIDISNKILEENSSLYIWFGADQKNHFEPFAEFILMMKNSDFNSRSFITMRNQRGYGTQKNWMSIRQELLYYVKGNPIFNIDKVYTDIPKAVKGYYKEVNGNITENLERSKSDKIRAGNVWIDIQQVFYLREENVNGCFVQKPLKAYERIIEVSSCENDNIIDFFSHSGTTTLAAEKLKRKSFSVDIDPIYCEITIRRLERFRKTGKLGWQNSNPFENEILENIELRNYLSENYNLEFKE